The proteins below are encoded in one region of Maribacter aestuarii:
- a CDS encoding DUF4249 family protein gives MAKKIQLLFQKSITSRIVLCFCSLLLVSTSCIDAVQPDFEFREGLIYIDALASTTPGTSYVTISETLTEFGINRTVPVLGAEVYFVNSITEEKVLLFEKEDAYLPPIDFKVKEEELWELEVLLKDGRMLKSESERVPPEVEARSIEISYKPELLFSEAFNTFVPGHEITTSFSDPEDEENYYYWRFKSYEKLIYCRECYDYTIYRNDECFQPNPNGGGPPLKEYYTYSCEGDCWRIRYNERIILLSDQFVNGKLVSQLPVGEVLLYSNDDILIELQQFSISSKAYKYLKTLKDIVDDNGGFNSPLPAALVGNMYNPSDANEFVLGRFTAASSTIISKYVERIFIEEPQLEQRIINSPEENEVPPPIVSKAPCFESRYRTGIRPSGWVNQQ, from the coding sequence GTGGCGAAGAAAATACAGCTCTTATTCCAAAAATCAATCACTTCCCGTATAGTTCTTTGCTTTTGCTCGCTCTTACTGGTGAGCACCTCCTGCATCGATGCTGTACAACCGGATTTTGAATTTAGGGAAGGCCTTATCTATATTGATGCCTTAGCATCAACCACTCCTGGGACTTCATATGTTACGATAAGCGAGACCTTAACTGAATTTGGCATAAACAGAACTGTCCCTGTCTTAGGTGCTGAAGTTTATTTTGTGAATTCCATTACCGAAGAAAAGGTTCTGCTTTTTGAAAAAGAGGATGCGTATTTACCGCCTATCGATTTTAAAGTGAAAGAAGAGGAACTATGGGAACTGGAGGTGCTTTTAAAAGATGGACGTATGCTCAAGTCTGAATCTGAGCGGGTACCACCAGAGGTAGAGGCCCGATCCATAGAAATTTCCTATAAGCCGGAACTATTATTTTCCGAGGCCTTCAATACATTCGTTCCAGGTCATGAAATTACAACCTCTTTTAGCGACCCGGAAGATGAGGAAAACTATTATTATTGGAGGTTCAAATCTTATGAAAAACTTATTTATTGCAGGGAATGTTACGATTACACCATCTACAGAAACGATGAATGTTTTCAACCTAATCCAAACGGTGGTGGTCCTCCGTTGAAGGAATATTACACGTACTCCTGTGAGGGAGACTGCTGGCGTATTAGATATAATGAGCGTATTATTTTATTATCGGATCAATTTGTTAATGGAAAACTAGTGTCCCAGTTACCGGTGGGAGAGGTTCTTTTATATAGCAATGACGATATATTGATAGAACTACAACAATTTTCAATATCTTCAAAAGCGTATAAGTATTTAAAAACGCTGAAGGATATTGTAGATGATAATGGAGGGTTTAATTCGCCTTTGCCGGCGGCCTTGGTTGGTAATATGTATAACCCTAGTGATGCCAATGAGTTCGTTTTGGGGAGGTTTACCGCGGCCTCTAGTACGATTATTTCAAAATATGTGGAACGTATCTTTATTGAAGAACCGCAATTGGAACAACGGATTATTAATTCGCCGGAAGAGAATGAAGTACCACCACCGATAGTTTCCAAGGCTCCTTGTTTCGAAAGCAGGTATAGGACAGGTATTAGACCGAGTGGATGGGTGAATCAACAATAA
- a CDS encoding DUF4249 domain-containing protein produces MNRIKFFRIFVVVVFIPMVGCVDPVTPEFQIEEGLVFIEGFASTAPRASFVTISESAIEFGVKVVNFIEGASVSFENAVSGRTVPLTEVRNTYLAPPDFVVVPGETWKLSIVLANGNRYESTPETILAPVPINEISVRYDTELEFREIYGGKFVPGHAVSISFDDPPADTNNYYWSYRSFENLDYCEKCYEGVFRNGECIPADIPGPGLRYFDYICETDCWRIRFPESVSAFNDQFSNGNTVSNLEVGNLLLYTKENMVVEVQQFSLSPAAYDYYKVLKDIVDNSGGLNAPPPAALIGNLSNPENPDEFVLGRFTAASSSVASIYIERESIQEPPLETREPIVLEPLVGSPYPPPATNTAPCSETRFRTANEPDGWID; encoded by the coding sequence ATGAACAGAATAAAATTTTTTAGAATTTTTGTTGTTGTAGTTTTCATTCCGATGGTTGGATGCGTGGACCCCGTGACTCCCGAATTTCAAATAGAGGAAGGACTGGTTTTCATTGAAGGATTTGCATCAACCGCGCCTAGAGCTTCATTTGTCACTATTAGCGAATCCGCCATAGAATTCGGTGTTAAGGTCGTTAACTTCATTGAAGGTGCTTCGGTTAGTTTCGAGAACGCGGTCTCGGGTAGAACGGTACCGCTTACCGAAGTTAGGAATACCTACTTAGCACCACCAGATTTTGTGGTGGTTCCAGGAGAGACTTGGAAACTATCCATTGTACTTGCCAACGGCAATAGGTATGAGTCAACCCCAGAAACGATACTGGCTCCCGTTCCCATAAATGAAATCAGCGTAAGGTATGATACGGAATTGGAATTCAGGGAAATCTACGGAGGCAAATTTGTGCCCGGTCATGCCGTTTCTATAAGTTTTGATGACCCTCCAGCAGATACCAATAACTACTACTGGAGTTACCGCTCATTTGAAAACCTAGACTATTGCGAAAAGTGTTATGAAGGGGTTTTTAGGAACGGGGAGTGTATTCCGGCAGATATCCCAGGGCCCGGACTTCGCTATTTTGATTATATCTGTGAAACGGACTGTTGGCGCATTCGGTTTCCTGAGAGCGTAAGCGCTTTCAATGACCAGTTCTCCAACGGGAATACGGTTTCCAATTTGGAAGTAGGTAATTTACTTTTGTACACCAAGGAGAATATGGTGGTCGAAGTACAACAATTTTCACTTTCACCGGCCGCTTACGACTACTATAAAGTTCTTAAGGATATCGTTGATAATTCAGGGGGGTTGAACGCTCCTCCTCCAGCGGCCCTCATTGGGAATTTATCCAACCCTGAAAATCCCGATGAATTCGTTTTGGGCCGTTTCACGGCTGCATCCTCATCCGTTGCATCAATATATATAGAAAGGGAATCCATTCAAGAACCACCATTGGAAACTAGGGAGCCTATTGTTTTAGAACCTTTGGTCGGTTCTCCCTACCCTCCACCAGCAACGAACACGGCACCTTGTAGTGAAACACGATTCAGAACGGCCAATGAACCTGATGGCTGGATTGACTAA
- a CDS encoding lipocalin family protein, producing MKKSFLFLFVATSLLFSCSSDKDENSEDSSSNNIVGTWDATELKINNETATDDAKFGKQILDFLTDKDCFIITLQFNQDLTAIATNAANYVEVNASNSGLDVPCPTQSDTESSTYTYDDNVVSFIDADGQQIEVRVTVQGDIMTVNAADLEIPNFDESGELIFRRR from the coding sequence ATGAAAAAATCCTTTCTTTTCTTGTTCGTTGCGACATCGCTTCTTTTTTCCTGTAGTTCAGATAAGGACGAAAACAGCGAGGATAGCTCTTCCAATAATATAGTGGGTACATGGGATGCTACCGAGCTTAAGATAAACAATGAAACGGCCACTGATGATGCCAAATTTGGGAAACAAATATTAGACTTCCTTACAGACAAGGACTGTTTCATTATCACATTGCAATTCAATCAGGATTTAACCGCAATTGCTACAAATGCGGCCAATTACGTTGAGGTCAATGCCAGTAATTCGGGTCTGGACGTGCCATGTCCCACACAATCGGATACTGAGTCCAGCACCTATACTTATGACGATAATGTGGTAAGTTTCATAGATGCAGATGGGCAACAAATAGAGGTTAGGGTAACTGTCCAGGGAGATATCATGACTGTAAATGCGGCAGATTTAGAGATACCCAATTTTGATGAGAGCGGAGAACTGATTTTTAGAAGGAGATAA
- the rplM gene encoding 50S ribosomal protein L13, whose product MDTLSYKTISANKATVNKEWLLVDADGETLGRLASKVAILLRGKHKPSFTPHVDCGDNVVIINAEKISLSGNKWSDKSYIRYTGYPGGQRTTTVKELLEKNPAAIVEKAVKGMLPKNRLGAELFRNLKVYAGTEHGQEAQKPKVVNLKDLK is encoded by the coding sequence GTGGATACATTAAGTTATAAAACCATTTCGGCCAATAAAGCAACGGTAAACAAAGAGTGGTTACTGGTTGATGCCGATGGAGAGACACTAGGACGATTGGCTTCTAAAGTAGCAATTTTGTTAAGAGGAAAGCACAAGCCAAGTTTTACTCCACACGTTGATTGTGGTGACAATGTTGTTATCATCAATGCGGAAAAAATTTCCCTTTCCGGAAATAAATGGTCCGACAAATCTTATATAAGATATACTGGATACCCAGGTGGACAACGAACTACTACTGTAAAAGAATTATTGGAAAAAAATCCTGCGGCCATCGTTGAAAAGGCGGTAAAAGGAATGTTACCTAAGAATAGATTGGGAGCGGAACTTTTTAGAAACTTAAAGGTTTATGCCGGTACAGAGCACGGTCAAGAAGCTCAGAAACCAAAGGTGGTTAATTTAAAAGATCTTAAATAA
- the tsf gene encoding translation elongation factor Ts — protein sequence MAKITAAEVNKLRKTTGAGMMDCKNALVEADGDFEKAIEILRKKGQKVAAKRADRDSSEGAAIAKVNDANTHGVVISLNCETDFVAKNDSFVTLANELADLALDYDSKDAFLAADYKGMTVQEKLTEQTGVIGEKIEIGGFEKLSAPFVGSYIHAGNKIAVLTGLSHAVDGAEEAAKNVAMQAAAMNPVALNEEGVDQSVIDKEIEIAKDQLRQEGKPEAMLDNIAKGKLKRFFKDNTLVNQDYIKDSKQSVAQYLKSVNADLKVVGFKRVALG from the coding sequence ATGGCAAAGATTACAGCCGCAGAAGTAAATAAATTAAGAAAGACTACCGGAGCCGGTATGATGGATTGTAAAAATGCATTGGTAGAGGCAGATGGAGATTTTGAAAAAGCAATTGAAATCCTTCGTAAAAAAGGACAAAAGGTAGCTGCTAAAAGAGCGGACAGAGATTCTTCCGAAGGGGCTGCAATTGCCAAAGTAAATGATGCTAACACTCATGGAGTTGTTATTTCCTTGAATTGTGAAACAGATTTTGTCGCTAAGAACGATTCCTTTGTGACGTTGGCCAATGAATTGGCGGACTTAGCTTTAGATTACGACTCAAAAGATGCCTTTTTAGCTGCCGATTACAAAGGAATGACCGTTCAGGAAAAATTGACGGAACAGACCGGTGTTATCGGAGAAAAGATTGAAATTGGTGGTTTTGAAAAATTAAGCGCACCGTTCGTGGGATCTTACATACATGCGGGTAATAAAATAGCAGTTCTTACAGGACTTTCGCATGCAGTGGACGGTGCAGAAGAAGCGGCCAAAAATGTGGCCATGCAAGCTGCAGCTATGAATCCTGTTGCTTTGAATGAAGAAGGTGTTGATCAATCGGTTATTGATAAGGAGATTGAAATTGCCAAAGATCAATTGCGTCAAGAAGGAAAACCTGAAGCTATGTTAGACAACATCGCCAAAGGCAAGTTAAAGCGTTTCTTCAAGGATAATACATTGGTAAATCAAGATTATATAAAGGATAGCAAACAAAGTGTTGCTCAATATTTAAAATCCGTCAATGCTGACCTAAAGGTCGTTGGATTTAAAAGAGTTGCTCTAGGATAG
- a CDS encoding DUF4097 family beta strand repeat-containing protein produces the protein MKYIKQVIIGLLFVPALMFAQEETVELFTVPLSSPNEAGKLVVEQVAGSIDVIAYEGKEVIVKASFGNRKEHYVDENAKNGLKRIENNSLKIGAEEKDNVVQIINEQWNKVINLEIKVPTNFSLKLGTVNKGNISVTGVSGEFEISNVNGEITLTEVNGSASADTVNGDIDATFKTVTAGANMAFSSLNGDLNITFPKAAKGNLKLKSEQGDIYTDFDMVVEKKKAMPQTVKTSNTYKVKIDQWVNGKINGGGPEMLFKTFNGDIVIKSW, from the coding sequence ATGAAATATATAAAGCAAGTTATAATAGGATTATTGTTCGTACCCGCACTAATGTTTGCACAAGAAGAGACGGTTGAATTATTTACGGTGCCGCTCAGTAGTCCGAATGAAGCTGGAAAATTAGTTGTAGAGCAAGTAGCAGGGTCTATTGATGTAATCGCCTATGAAGGCAAAGAAGTAATCGTCAAGGCATCTTTTGGTAACAGGAAGGAGCATTATGTAGATGAAAACGCAAAGAACGGATTAAAGCGTATTGAAAATAATTCCTTAAAAATTGGAGCTGAGGAAAAGGATAATGTGGTCCAAATTATAAATGAGCAATGGAATAAGGTAATCAATCTAGAAATAAAAGTGCCTACAAATTTTTCTTTAAAACTTGGTACCGTAAATAAAGGAAATATAAGTGTAACAGGTGTTAGTGGAGAGTTTGAAATCAGTAATGTCAACGGTGAAATAACGCTGACAGAGGTCAATGGCTCAGCTTCAGCGGATACAGTAAATGGTGATATTGATGCTACATTTAAAACCGTCACGGCCGGGGCGAATATGGCCTTTAGTAGTCTAAATGGAGACTTGAATATAACCTTTCCCAAAGCTGCTAAAGGAAATCTAAAATTGAAATCTGAACAAGGAGATATTTATACGGATTTTGATATGGTTGTGGAAAAGAAAAAGGCAATGCCTCAAACAGTGAAAACATCGAACACCTATAAGGTTAAAATAGACCAGTGGGTGAACGGAAAAATAAATGGTGGCGGTCCGGAAATGCTCTTCAAGACCTTCAATGGTGACATTGTCATCAAATCCTGGTAG
- a CDS encoding TonB-dependent receptor has translation MAIAQEQILSFLVLNEETDIPLDNAQIAITPCNCGGVTNPSGRFSINLSPGQYSVTVSYIGFAAQTLDINLQVGEIITVKLRPQEEQLSEVIVRAKRNLENVETPQMGALQLEAKDLKKIPAAIGEFDVLRGMTLVAGVNNAGEVSNGLSVRGGSLDQNLLLYDYAPVFNPTHLFGLFSVFTPDAVSTVNLYRANIPARYGGRTTSVLDVKVKNPYVDKFKLSGGVGIVSSRLMLETPLIKDKLMLSFGGRAGFTDFLLPLFSERLKNTKANFYDSTMKLLFLPTDKDQISFTGFYTKDFYQLDLISKVENINAENNQYDFRTLNGTLNWTHTFSNDANLRTLLVASDYVPKTIFPERDNDNEIEFTSRINYLSFVTEFSNIINNEVDYYVGAQINKYKIEPGTLDPGNGNSIVPVDLAEENSYVFAGFGNVNWQLTKKLEVSAGLRFNHFVFVGPYTQGFFNDISGELIDTRVFEKGAGVKTYNGLEPRLGLNLKLSETSALKGSYARLNQYLQNVYNTTTPLPTSRWKTADPNIVPQTSDAFGLGLYTNIADDTIELGAEGYYRLSENNLTYKPGADFFLQEFLERDIVQAEGKAYGVELSLRKPKGKFNGWFNYTWSRSFLRSQNERLADRVNNNEWYPSDFDRPHVFNGTVNFEGDAYNTWSFNFTAQTGRPYTVANSVFVLEDIDVPIFLERNNARLRPYHRLDFSWKIRYGKNPERRWKGDWTFTIYNVYSRRNPFNLYYSQRQGAQDAEVFLDSPLGTYELSVLNSPLIAVTYNFVFQ, from the coding sequence ATGGCAATTGCGCAAGAACAGATATTGTCTTTTTTAGTTTTAAATGAAGAAACCGATATACCTTTAGACAATGCACAAATAGCTATTACACCATGTAATTGTGGTGGCGTAACCAATCCCTCGGGACGGTTTTCCATCAATTTATCACCTGGACAATATAGTGTTACTGTTTCCTACATCGGATTTGCTGCACAAACATTGGACATAAATTTGCAGGTGGGTGAGATCATCACCGTGAAGCTTAGACCGCAAGAAGAACAACTGTCGGAAGTTATCGTTAGGGCAAAACGAAACTTGGAAAATGTAGAAACCCCACAAATGGGCGCTTTACAACTGGAGGCGAAGGATTTGAAAAAGATCCCTGCGGCCATAGGTGAGTTTGACGTGCTTAGGGGCATGACCTTGGTGGCGGGAGTAAATAATGCCGGTGAAGTCAGTAATGGGCTTTCAGTTCGCGGTGGTTCACTGGATCAAAATTTATTACTTTATGATTATGCACCTGTTTTTAATCCCACACATCTTTTTGGCTTGTTTTCGGTGTTTACCCCAGATGCAGTTTCCACGGTAAATCTTTATAGGGCAAATATTCCGGCCAGATATGGTGGTCGCACGACATCCGTTCTGGATGTCAAAGTAAAAAATCCGTATGTGGATAAGTTTAAACTTAGTGGGGGTGTAGGAATCGTATCAAGTAGATTAATGCTAGAAACTCCTCTTATAAAGGATAAATTGATGCTCAGTTTTGGCGGCAGGGCCGGTTTTACGGATTTTTTATTGCCCTTGTTTTCGGAAAGGCTAAAAAACACCAAGGCCAACTTTTACGATAGTACTATGAAGTTATTGTTTCTACCCACGGATAAGGACCAAATTTCGTTTACGGGTTTCTATACAAAGGATTTCTATCAACTTGATTTGATTTCAAAAGTGGAAAATATTAATGCGGAGAACAACCAATATGATTTTAGAACCTTAAATGGAACTTTGAATTGGACCCACACTTTTTCCAATGACGCTAATTTAAGAACGCTTTTGGTGGCTAGTGATTACGTTCCAAAAACAATTTTTCCGGAAAGGGACAATGATAATGAAATCGAATTTACCTCCAGAATTAATTATTTAAGCTTTGTAACGGAATTTTCGAACATTATAAATAATGAGGTGGATTATTATGTAGGGGCCCAGATAAACAAATATAAAATCGAGCCCGGTACCTTAGACCCCGGTAACGGAAACAGTATTGTTCCGGTAGATTTGGCCGAAGAAAATAGTTATGTGTTCGCGGGTTTTGGGAATGTAAACTGGCAACTCACTAAAAAATTAGAGGTTTCCGCAGGTCTAAGGTTTAACCATTTTGTGTTTGTTGGGCCATATACCCAAGGATTTTTTAATGATATTTCTGGAGAATTGATAGATACAAGGGTATTTGAGAAAGGAGCAGGCGTGAAAACGTACAACGGTTTGGAACCAAGGTTGGGATTAAATTTGAAACTGAGCGAAACTTCGGCTTTGAAAGGGAGTTATGCCAGATTGAACCAATACCTACAAAACGTTTATAATACAACGACACCCTTGCCTACATCTCGCTGGAAAACTGCCGACCCGAACATTGTTCCCCAAACCAGTGATGCATTTGGTCTAGGTCTTTATACGAATATTGCCGATGATACCATAGAACTTGGAGCAGAGGGTTATTATCGGCTTTCGGAAAACAATCTTACGTACAAACCTGGAGCAGATTTCTTTTTGCAAGAGTTTTTGGAGCGCGATATCGTGCAGGCAGAAGGAAAGGCTTATGGTGTTGAGCTGAGTTTACGCAAGCCTAAGGGTAAATTTAATGGATGGTTTAATTATACCTGGTCCAGAAGCTTCCTGCGCTCGCAAAATGAACGTTTAGCAGATCGTGTTAACAATAATGAATGGTATCCTTCCGATTTTGACAGACCCCATGTATTCAATGGCACGGTTAATTTTGAAGGAGATGCTTACAATACCTGGAGTTTTAATTTCACAGCCCAAACAGGAAGGCCTTATACGGTGGCCAACAGCGTTTTTGTTTTGGAGGATATAGATGTTCCTATATTCCTAGAGCGTAACAATGCGCGTCTTAGACCTTATCACAGGCTAGACTTTTCGTGGAAAATACGGTACGGTAAAAATCCTGAAAGGAGATGGAAGGGAGATTGGACCTTTACAATTTACAACGTCTACAGTAGGAGGAATCCATTTAATTTGTACTATTCGCAAAGGCAGGGAGCTCAGGATGCGGAAGTATTCTTGGATAGTCCATTGGGAACTTACGAGTTGTCCGTTTTAAATAGCCCGCTTATTGCCGTAACCTATAATTTTGTGTTTCAATAA
- the rpsB gene encoding 30S ribosomal protein S2, which produces MAKVEVKQLLEAGVHFGHLTRKWNPNMAPYIYMERNGIHVINLYKTVAKMDEANEALSKIAASGRKILFVATKKQAKDIVAEKAANVNMPYITERWPGGMLTNFVTIRKAVKKMAMIDRMKKDGTFLTLSKKERLQVDRLRAKLEKNLGSISEMTRLPGALFIVDTMREHIAVKEAQKLNIPIFAMVDTNSDPRDVDYLIPSNDDASKSIDIIMTQVTNAVAEGLAERKSEKAEGDAKKEKGDKGSKKEDKAAAAPKLKPTPEKVETKAPPVLQKATEVEVDVKATKEAVEEEKASPKKETKKATKEKKSASDDLTKIEGIGPKAAEALSNAGMESFEKLAKGDAEKIKEVLTEASSRMAHLDPTSWPKQAKMAADGKWDELKEWQDSVKGGVE; this is translated from the coding sequence ATGGCGAAAGTCGAAGTAAAACAATTATTAGAAGCAGGTGTGCATTTTGGCCACCTAACCAGAAAGTGGAATCCGAACATGGCTCCTTATATCTACATGGAGCGCAACGGCATACACGTTATCAATCTTTACAAAACGGTTGCAAAAATGGACGAGGCCAACGAGGCCTTAAGTAAAATTGCTGCGTCCGGTCGTAAAATTCTTTTTGTTGCCACTAAAAAACAGGCAAAGGACATCGTTGCTGAAAAGGCGGCAAATGTAAATATGCCATACATTACAGAAAGGTGGCCAGGTGGTATGTTGACCAACTTTGTAACTATACGAAAAGCCGTCAAGAAAATGGCCATGATCGATAGAATGAAAAAAGATGGTACTTTTCTTACCTTATCTAAAAAAGAGCGTCTTCAAGTAGACCGTTTACGTGCCAAGTTAGAAAAGAACCTTGGTTCTATTTCTGAAATGACTCGTTTGCCCGGTGCTTTGTTCATCGTGGATACAATGCGTGAGCACATTGCGGTTAAGGAAGCTCAAAAATTGAACATTCCAATATTCGCTATGGTGGATACCAATTCCGACCCTAGAGATGTGGATTATTTGATTCCTTCCAACGATGATGCTTCTAAGTCTATAGACATTATCATGACTCAAGTAACCAATGCGGTTGCAGAAGGTTTAGCGGAACGAAAGTCTGAAAAAGCCGAAGGCGATGCAAAGAAAGAAAAAGGAGATAAAGGTTCTAAAAAAGAGGACAAGGCAGCTGCCGCCCCTAAATTGAAACCAACACCTGAAAAAGTAGAAACAAAAGCACCTCCGGTACTTCAAAAAGCTACAGAGGTTGAAGTTGACGTTAAGGCAACCAAAGAAGCTGTTGAGGAAGAAAAAGCTTCCCCCAAAAAAGAGACGAAGAAGGCAACTAAGGAGAAAAAATCAGCTTCGGACGATTTAACCAAGATTGAAGGAATCGGACCGAAAGCAGCTGAAGCCCTTTCCAATGCAGGAATGGAGTCTTTTGAAAAATTAGCTAAAGGAGATGCTGAAAAAATCAAAGAAGTTTTAACCGAAGCAAGTTCCAGGATGGCACACTTAGATCCAACTTCTTGGCCTAAGCAAGCTAAAATGGCCGCTGATGGAAAGTGGGACGAGCTAAAGGAATGGCAGGATAGTGTTAAAGGTGGAGTTGAATAA
- the rpsI gene encoding 30S ribosomal protein S9 → MDIIHKIGRRKTAVARIYLSEGKGNITINNKELSSYFPTATLQYKVKQPFMLTGTDDNYDVKINVFGGGITGQAEAIRLAISRAMCEIDTENRATLKPEGLLTRDPRMVERKKFGQKKARKKFQFSKR, encoded by the coding sequence ATGGACATAATTCATAAAATAGGAAGAAGAAAGACTGCTGTTGCACGAATTTATCTTTCTGAAGGAAAAGGTAACATTACCATTAACAATAAGGAATTAAGCAGTTACTTTCCTACTGCTACGTTGCAGTATAAAGTAAAACAACCGTTCATGCTTACTGGCACCGATGATAACTATGACGTTAAGATAAACGTTTTTGGTGGTGGAATCACAGGACAGGCTGAGGCAATTAGACTGGCCATTTCCAGAGCTATGTGCGAAATTGATACTGAGAATAGAGCCACCCTAAAACCAGAAGGTTTGTTAACCAGGGATCCAAGAATGGTAGAGCGTAAGAAATTCGGTCAGAAAAAAGCCCGTAAGAAATTCCAATTCTCTAAGCGTTAA
- a CDS encoding prolyl oligopeptidase family serine peptidase yields the protein MHGGGEGGTDPAMALIANKALNYASDEIQSLFGGAFVLAPQTPTFWMQSESGDYTRGDKDDIYNEALMGLIKKYVADHPDIDTDRIYIGGCSNGGYMSLKFLLEHPDYFGAAYISALAYQNQYITDDQVEKIKHIPIWFIHAADDTTTVPEETVVPLYKRLINAGAENVHFSFYDHVTDLTGFFGGDDYRYNGHWSWIYSHANEADFDFDGKPVILNGKPVRLMYWMANQ from the coding sequence TTGCATGGAGGGGGTGAAGGAGGAACGGACCCCGCCATGGCGTTGATTGCAAATAAGGCGTTGAACTATGCATCGGATGAAATACAGTCACTGTTCGGCGGTGCTTTTGTGCTAGCACCCCAAACACCTACTTTCTGGATGCAAAGCGAAAGTGGTGATTATACTCGGGGCGATAAGGATGATATTTATAATGAAGCGTTAATGGGACTTATAAAAAAATATGTAGCAGATCATCCCGATATTGACACTGATAGAATTTATATAGGAGGTTGCTCAAATGGCGGTTACATGAGTTTGAAATTCTTATTGGAGCATCCTGATTATTTCGGAGCTGCTTACATCAGCGCTTTGGCTTATCAAAATCAATATATAACAGATGACCAAGTGGAGAAAATAAAACATATACCCATATGGTTTATCCATGCTGCGGATGATACAACTACGGTGCCCGAGGAAACGGTGGTCCCATTATATAAAAGATTGATTAATGCCGGGGCTGAGAATGTCCATTTCTCATTTTATGACCATGTCACCGACTTAACGGGTTTCTTTGGAGGAGATGATTATAGGTATAATGGACACTGGTCATGGATTTATTCACATGCCAATGAAGCTGATTTTGATTTTGATGGAAAACCTGTAATCCTTAACGGTAAGCCGGTAAGACTCATGTATTGGATGGCGAACCAATAG
- a CDS encoding T9SS type A sorting domain-containing protein: MAQSDSGTIPVVSENIKVFPNPATNVINVLGLQNSNKAFISISDIYGNTLLQHQWEIKNNALNIPIAPLERGIYLITIQTEAYSFQTKFYKQ; the protein is encoded by the coding sequence ATGGCTCAATCCGATAGCGGGACTATCCCGGTTGTAAGTGAAAATATCAAGGTTTTTCCTAATCCCGCTACTAACGTTATTAATGTATTGGGGCTGCAGAATTCCAATAAGGCTTTTATCAGCATTTCAGATATCTATGGGAATACCTTATTACAACATCAATGGGAAATAAAGAACAATGCCCTGAATATTCCCATTGCACCTTTAGAAAGGGGTATTTACCTAATTACTATCCAAACCGAAGCATATAGTTTTCAGACGAAGTTTTATAAACAGTAG